One Hoplias malabaricus isolate fHopMal1 chromosome 12, fHopMal1.hap1, whole genome shotgun sequence genomic window, CTCGTGGAACTGCGGAACATTCAAGGAGAGTGCTTCTTCTTGTGTGAATATTCACACGGGGAGTAATCACTTGGCTGAGGGGTCCTTGAACCAGTTTGTGCTATGCCACTGCAAGTggatattcatttattgttaagctgtatatttttttatcaaCACCAAgcatgtatataaatataggaTTTTAAACTATAAtcggaactataatacagtttcaaagagctgtctgcctcctccccctaCTCCCCAGACATGAAGCTcgaccaggttgccagtttgaggaaaaccgAAGGAACGAGACGAGTTAAGAACTTTCGAccataatagctaagaagaatgtcATTTCCCTGCTTTTACCAGTATttcgactagacaaggctgTTGTTAGCTACTTTTCCCTTCCACAACATATCTGGTTAAGGAGGCAGAActgtttattcacaattttcgaAGTCAAACATTCGTTCCACGTTATTTGTGTCCGCTTACAAGTCTTATTGACATTATTCACCTATTATTCAGCTTCTTGAAtcctctgttccacattaagaGTCAAAGCTAGCTCTgtagcttttgaaacttttaGAAACAACCGTTATTCCAATTTATActtaaatcacacaaaccaattgtatgTGTTATTATAAACATTTACCCACTTAAGTGAAAGGCAAAAATGCAAAGAGCCGGTGCCATTTTCCCTGTATTTACAAGAATGTACTGTCTAAACTACAACTACAAATTTCTATCtaagtgtacatcatgtcactaaaacatctacctactagtgaaaggcttatatttgctgtgtactatcaagcttgatttctccgttccaccttaaataggttaACATGCTAGGCTTTTCACACAATTCTTACTCttcaatttgtttaaaacacacacattaatgtggaGAAATACACATAAATCTGCCTCAAAACACACCGAAACACAGTCCTAATACCTTTCAAGCGTCAccatgcctcactttcttttatataaaacataaccTATGACGTTTAATCAATACATTtactaactcctcacagtcagtcacccagagcgggaatcaaacacacaacttccaggcccctggagctgtgtgactgcgacactacctgctgcgccaccgtgccgcccttggtCATTTCATAGCTGCAAGACATTATGTTTGTACACCTGGCCACACGGTGGGTTTGGACTAAGtttgattggacagagggtgggaTCACAGGAGCTGTGCTCTGGACTGGCCACTTCTCAAAGAGTatatactgcttcagcaatgctatgaggcagcagtgttttagctttgactgtttcctgaATCTTAGATCATACACGCTAAACATTTtatgtacagtaaatatcttatTTTGCTCCTTTAAGTGCAACTCGAGTCCAAGTTTCACACTCAAGTCCCCATCTTTAAATTTTATAAATACATGTTAAATGTGATGTATATAGCACCCTATTCTGCTCTTTTTTAGGAGTCAGTGAATGTTAGAGAAGAGCAAAAAGCTGTTTTACAGGATCTCTGTAAACGATGGAAGAAAGGTCAGCTGGTCGACATACTGCCCATTATGGACTTCATCATCAGAATTATACTATGGGAAAACAAATCAGAGGTTTGGAAAAATATGTTTCAAGTATAACCATGGTGTGTATGCAGCAGAATAGGATAAATAGCAAGAATGTAAAGTGTTTTAGAATTTTGTGAGTGCTTATGTatcctttttttccctcaggGAAACATCCTTAAGGAGTGGTTTAAGACAGAAGAAGTGTTTCACAAAACAGGTGCGAGAAAATGAAGTATCTTCACATTTATGAACAGTACTCTTATCCATCTTTGAAAGGATAAGAAGGATTCTTCTCTGATTTTATTAGTGATATTGATTTAACTTTGAAACTGGGTGTGGCTGCACAGCACAGAAATTCCAAATGACTACTTTAAAAAAAGGCAGTGTCACATTCCATCAGATTTAGATTCAGTGTCAAATATGACATGTACGTGTGAACATTTTGGGAGAAGTTGTGGGAAAAGACGttataataaacacacattgtCAAAGGTGTTCCCCACCAAAACCAAAGGTAATTCCCATCATGATTCAAATCAGCACAaacacatattaaaaaaaacatggtgtATGTAGCTTTTGAAAACTTCTGGGGTAGTGTggcggtggtggtgtgtgtgtgtgtgtgtgtgtgtgtttgtggtgtagGGGGTCAAAAGAAATTAATTGTGACAGACTTATGTGTGCATGGAGTACAGTTAGCAATGAATAGTGAGACAAAAAAGTAATTATTTTGGTGAAATGAGTGCCTAATACTTTTGTCCTGCTGAAGAACTGCAACACCTTTTAATAATGTGATAAGTGggtataatgtatatatttacactttttaattaagaattaaaaaatatatataatacctATTTACATAGTAATTGATTTTAATTGTTAATGTAATTAAATCAGAGTATAAGCTGCACATCATTTTATTGTTGAAATAGATACTCTTTCATCAATTAAACATCACACTAATGTAAACATTGATTCAGGATCAACTTTTCAACACCTTGTGTCACCTTTAAGCTGTGTGGTCAAAagcaataatttaatttaaattcttTTTCTGTAGGTGGCTTGTGTATACCTGTGCCAGGTTGGTTTCTTCTTCACATTAGCTTTTACTCGttgttcatttattgtctgtttcACTGTCATGCTTTAATTGTTTATGATGCATATTTTTTCAGTGTGGAATTGCATCACAAGGGCTTCAGGTACTGCAGTTATACATCTTTCAGAACATTTGCACAGACAAAGATTTACACTCTGCCCATCTGTTTCCTTCAATATTCAGAAGGACACTTGCATCTTTAGGGGTtaatttctttccttttcttttcaaGCTGAAGTTATTCTGGATCCAAACACAGCAAATCCAGACCTCAAGCTGTCCAAGGATGGATGCGCAGTTAGAACAAAAACACACgaagaatgtaaacaaaacccCTGGGATGTAAACCAAAGAAGGCACTGTAAGTTTGATGGCTGGACATGTGTCCAAGCTATAGAGGGCTACACAACAGGCCGGCATTATTGGGAGGTAAATGTGCAAGGGAAATGTGAATGGAGGATAGGTGTAGTCAAAGAGTCAGCTCCACGACATGGGTATTTTAATATGAACACTACAGCAGGGTACTGGACACTGCGTCTACAGCTTGGTTCTCTGCTCGCTCTGACTGATCCAGTGACCAAGCTTAATCAGAAAACTCCCTCTAAAATAGGAGTGTATCTAGATTTAGAAGAAGGCTGCATTTCTTTCTATGACTCAGTGAAAAGGAAacatatttacacttttaaaacacattttgggaAATCTGAGAAAATCTACC contains:
- the LOC136710532 gene encoding uncharacterized protein isoform X3; translated protein: MEESKCILRKLSTELDRLVPLKGLVMLSEVRNVESPQNESQALDLVLLWADELRSLQNRKCATIQIPVKLKIQPCHEATQNLDKKQQLIDSKIILSDWIRKLKPKESVNVREEQKAVLQDLCKRWKKGQLVDILPIMDFIIRIILWENKSEGNILKEWFKTEEVFHKTGGLCIPVPVWNCITRASAEVILDPNTANPDLKLSKDGCAVRTKTHEECKQNPWDVNQRRHCKFDGWTCVQAIEGYTTGRHYWEVNVQGKCEWRIGVVKESAPRHGYFNMNTTAGYWTLRLQLGSLLALTDPVTKLNQKTPSKIGVYLDLEEGCISFYDSVKRKHIYTFKTHFGKSEKIYPVFGTVETDRALRIM